The DNA region ACCTTGCGGGAGTTGGCTCGTTGGCCGGGCTCCACCCCGAGACGCTCGGCGAGCTGGGCATAGGCGACGGGCAACGAGAGCGACCCAAGCAGGAACTGCATGGACACGTCGATGACGAGATAGCGCCCCAGGTCTTCCTTGAAACGGCTCCAGCGGTAGCCGAACCCGCACTGATCCGCGGTGAAGGTGCGTTGGGCATCCTCCTTGCGGTCCCAGGTACGTACCCGAGCGATGAACTGTCCCACCTCGACGCCATAGGCACCGACATTCTGGATCGGGGTGGAGCCGACCAGACCGGGAATCCCGGACAGCGCCTCGGGTCCGACCCATTCCTGCCCGATGCAGTGCATGACGAATTCGTCCCACACCTCACCAGCGGCAATGGTGGCGAACGCCCCACCGCAGGCGGAGACCTCGGCGTCGATTCCCTTGGTGTCCACCCGCACCACGGTGCCGTCGAAGCCGTCGTCACCGATGACGATGTTGGACCCCCCACCCAGGATCAGACAGGGTTCGCCACGATGGTCACAGTCGCGCACGGTCTGAACCAGTTGTTCCTCGGTGCAGGCGATGACGAGGCGACGAGCCGGTCCACCGATGCGTAGTGTCGTGAGGTCCTTCAGGGGCACGTCATGGCCGTCGTGCAGGTCCTGCTCATGGGTCACCGACGAGCTGAAGTGCTCGGTGCTGCACGACTCGGTGGGGTCGTCGTCCTCGTAGGGGCCGATGACGTCGATGGATGGCTGGGTCATGAGTTCTCCTGAGTGATGACGATCTCGACGCGTCCCAGAACGGTCTGGCCCTCGTGGGTGACGTCCAGGGACAGCGTCGCCGTCTGGTCGTCAGCCTTGGTCACCTGTCCCGAGACGATCACCTGGGTGCCCTCGTCGGTGTCGGGGACCAGGACCGGCCGGACGAACCGGGCCCGCTGGGAGATGATCCGGCCGGGGTCCGCGACCCAGTGGACGACCACCCCGAGGGCAGCTCCCATCGTCCACATGCCGTGGGCGATGACGCCGTCCATCCCTGCCGCCCGAGCGGCACGATCCGACCAGTGGATCGGGTTGAAATCGGTGGATGCCCCGGCATAGCGCACCAGGGTTTCCCGGGTCACCGGGATCTGCACCGGTTCCAGGACGTCCCCCTCGTGGATTCTGGTGCGAGGCACCTCAGGTGCAACGTTCTCAGCCATCCTGGCCTCCTCGAGTGTGCCACAGGGTACTGGACGCCGTGGCGACGTGCTCGTCAGCATCATCCCTGAGGACGACGTCCAGGCCGATCATGTCGGTGTTGCCACGCACTCGCACCGAGGTGATCGTCAGGGTTGCGGTGATCTCGTCACCAGCGTGCAGCGGGCGTCGCCAGGTGAAGGACTGCTCGGTGTGGATGGTGTGATCCAGACGCAGCCCCAGGTCCGGGTCGTCGAAGAGTCGCTGCCAGGCGTGCGCGGCGATGACCATGGCGAAGGTGGGTGGTGCCACTGGGTCGGGGCCCTGGTAGGCAGGACTGTCGTCGCGGATGGCGGTGGCGAACTCGGTGATCTTGGCAGCACTGACGTGATACGGATCGGTCGTCGGGTATGTCCTCCCGACATGATCTTTGCTGATCGGCATGGTGTCGAGGCTAGTCCGGCCGCAGGGACCGCCGAGGGAGAACACGCATGAAAAAGGTGAGGCCACCCCACTCGAGTGACCTCACCATTGAAGCTCCGCTTCAGCGGAAGGGATTCACAAGTCCTCAGCGCGTCTCGCGGTGCGCGGTGTGCTTGCCGCAGCGCGGGCAGAACTTTGCGAGTTCCATGCGATCGGGATTGTTGCGACGGTTCTTCTTGGTGATGTAGTTACGCTCCTTGCACTCGGTGCAGGCAAGCGTGATCTTCGGGCGAACATCGCCGGACTTCTTGGCCATGATTCCTACTTTCGAGGCGTCGAGAGCTGCCAGATGGTTCAGATGTGTGGTGCACAGCTGAACGCTCGGTAGCGGAGGCGGGAATCGAACCCGCGACACAGCGATTATGAGCCGCTTGCTCTACCCCTGAGCTACCCCGCCATTGTGCTGACCGACACCGGTTCGGCCGAACCCATTGGGTGATGGGGTCGAGCAGCACCAGAGCCCCCAAGCAGAATCGAACTGCTGACCTTCTCCTTACCATGGAGACGCTCTGCCTACTGAGCTATAGGGGCAACGACCCAGAAAACTACACGATGTGCAGCCCCGTTGCAAATCGAGATGTCGCGGACATCTCCTTGCGCCGTGACAACCGCCCTCGAGCGATACGTCCTCTAGGCTCGTGGCGACAAATATGCCACAGATCGTGGGAGGAAAGGAAATCACATGGCCACCCCACACAACACCGCGGAACCCGGAGACATCGCTCCGCTGGTTCTCATGCCCGGCGACCCCCGTCGTGCCGCACGGATTGCCGAGGGCTTTCTCACCGACGCCACCCTGGTGAGCGAGGTACGCGGCATCGGGGCATGGACGGGCACGTGGAACGGCACCCCGATGAGCGTCATGGCTTCCGGGATGGGCATCGCCTCGCTGAGCATCTACGCCACCGAGTTGTACCGGTTCTACGGCATCCAACGCATCTGTCGGGTGGGGACCTGTGGCGGTCTCTCCCCCGACGTCGACGTGCGCGACGTCGTCGTCGCGGCCAGTGCACACACCAACAATGGCTGCGCGAGCCTGCCGGTTCCCGGAGCCTCACTGTCCATGACGGCCTCCTTCGACATGCTGCGAGCCGCCGTGGACGCCTCGCGAGCCAGCGGCGCAACCACCCACGTCGGTTCGGTGTTCAGCTCCGACTTCTTCTACACGACACGTCCAGAGGTCACCGAAGGGCTCATCAAGGTGGGCACCCTCGGTGTGGAGATGGAGGCTGCGGGCCTCTATGGCTGCGCCATGGCCGAGGGCAAGGAGGCCCTGGCCGTACTCACCGTCTCCGACCATCTCACCAAGGACGGGACGGACATGAGCGCCGCGCAACGCGAGACCTCATTCTCCTCGGCCCTGGAGATCGCCGCTGCAGCACTGACGGCGTGAGGAGCAGCCGGCGCTCGTACGTCGCCCCCGACGCCGGTGACGCAGATGCACGAAACCCCTGGACCCATTCGATCCAGGGGTTTGCGTGGCAGGTGATGGATTCGAACCATCGTAGGCAATGCCGACGGTTTTACAGACCGCTCCCTTTGGCCGCTCGGGCAACCTGCCAAGCTGACGTGAGCCAGCGACCAGAAACACTAGCAGATGCCAGCGGTAGCTCCAAACCAGGGCAGCCGCACCGAGTCATGCACAATGGATGTCATGCGCATTGCAACGTTCAACGTCAACGGGATTCGCGCCGCGCAACGCCGAGGTTTCGAGTCGTGGATCGCCCACCGCAGCCCAGACGTCCTGGGCCTGCAGGAGGTGCGATGCCGGCCAGCCGATCTGCCAGCAGGAATCTTCTCCGGCTACCACGTCGCCTGGCAGCCGGGCGGCAGGGCCGGACGCAATGGCGTGGCGCTGCTCACCCGCGAGGAGCCGGCTGCAGTACGCGCCTGGGGTCCTGACCTGGTGACCATGGCACCCAA from Cutibacterium granulosum includes:
- a CDS encoding UDP-N-acetylmuramate dehydrogenase; translation: MTQPSIDVIGPYEDDDPTESCSTEHFSSSVTHEQDLHDGHDVPLKDLTTLRIGGPARRLVIACTEEQLVQTVRDCDHRGEPCLILGGGSNIVIGDDGFDGTVVRVDTKGIDAEVSACGGAFATIAAGEVWDEFVMHCIGQEWVGPEALSGIPGLVGSTPIQNVGAYGVEVGQFIARVRTWDRKEDAQRTFTADQCGFGYRWSRFKEDLGRYLVIDVSMQFLLGSLSLPVAYAQLAERLGVEPGQRANSRKVRETVLAIRGSKGMVLDPDDHDTWSAGSFFTNPIIPPDQVPDGAPAFPQPDGRVKTSAAWLIDHAGFHRGFDLTHDAAASLSTKHVLALTNRSSASSDDICALAGAVIDGVHDRYGITLVPEPRFVSCTPVRGGLA
- a CDS encoding MaoC family dehydratase, whose amino-acid sequence is MAENVAPEVPRTRIHEGDVLEPVQIPVTRETLVRYAGASTDFNPIHWSDRAARAAGMDGVIAHGMWTMGAALGVVVHWVADPGRIISQRARFVRPVLVPDTDEGTQVIVSGQVTKADDQTATLSLDVTHEGQTVLGRVEIVITQENS
- a CDS encoding FAS1-like dehydratase domain-containing protein; its protein translation is MPISKDHVGRTYPTTDPYHVSAAKITEFATAIRDDSPAYQGPDPVAPPTFAMVIAAHAWQRLFDDPDLGLRLDHTIHTEQSFTWRRPLHAGDEITATLTITSVRVRGNTDMIGLDVVLRDDADEHVATASSTLWHTRGGQDG
- the rpmG gene encoding 50S ribosomal protein L33, which encodes MAKKSGDVRPKITLACTECKERNYITKKNRRNNPDRMELAKFCPRCGKHTAHRETR
- the deoD gene encoding purine-nucleoside phosphorylase: MATPHNTAEPGDIAPLVLMPGDPRRAARIAEGFLTDATLVSEVRGIGAWTGTWNGTPMSVMASGMGIASLSIYATELYRFYGIQRICRVGTCGGLSPDVDVRDVVVAASAHTNNGCASLPVPGASLSMTASFDMLRAAVDASRASGATTHVGSVFSSDFFYTTRPEVTEGLIKVGTLGVEMEAAGLYGCAMAEGKEALAVLTVSDHLTKDGTDMSAAQRETSFSSALEIAAAALTA